The Variovorax sp. S12S4 genome includes the window ACGCCGCCAGCCGTCTGGCGTTCGATGCGATAGAACTCCACGCTCGGGTGCCAGGTGGGGGCGTTGTCGCGCCGGATGGAAACCTCGAACAGCGTTTCGACGATCTTGAACAGGCCGGCCATCACCTTGGGTGCCGGAAAGTACTGCTTCACCTCCTGCTCGCTGAAGGCGTACCGCGCCTCCTTCAGCTTTTCGCCGATGTAGCTCCAGTCCCAGGCTTGCGGATCGGCAATGCCCAGTTGCTCTGATGCGAACACGCGCAGGTCGGCCAGATCGCGCTCGCCATAGGGCTTGGCCTTGGCCGCGAGGTCACGCAGGAACTTGACCACCTGCTCGGGCGATTCAGCCATCTTGGGCACGACCGAGAGTTCGCCGAAATTCCTGTAGCCGAGCAGCCTGGCTTCTTCTTCGCGCAGCGCGAGGATCTCGTTGATGAGCGCGGTGTTGTCGAAGGCCGGGTCGCCGAGCTCGCTGGCGCGCGTGACATACGCGCGGTAGAGCGTTTCGCGCAGCGCGCTGCTCTTGGCAAACTGCATCACGGGCAGGTAGCAGGGCATCTTGAGCGTGAGCTTGTAGCCTTGCTTGCCCTCGGCTTCGGCGGCCGCGCGGGCGGCGCCAATCACGTCTTCAGGCACGCCCTCGAGCTCGCCAAGCGCTGCGTAGTACGAGAAAGCGTCGGTGGCGTCGAGCGCGTTCTCGCTGAATTTCTGGCTCAGCTCGGCCTGGCGCTCCTGGATGTCGGCAAAGCGCTTCTTTGCATCGCCTTGCAGTTCCGCGCCGCCAAGCACAAAGTTGCGCACGGCATTGCGGTGCGCCTGGCGCTGCTCGGGGTTGAGGGTGGCCACGTCGATGGCCTTGTACTTGGCGTACAGGCGCTCATCGGAACCCAGGCGGGTCCAGAAAGCGGTGACGCGGGGCATGGCCTCGTTGTAGGCGGCGCGCAGCTCCGGCGTATCGGCCACGGCGTTGAGATGGCCCACGGCGCCCCAGGCGCGGCTGAAGCGTTCGGACGCCACGTCGAGCACCTTCGAAATCGCATTCCAGTCGGCCGGAAAGTCGGCCGCCGTGATGGTTTGCAGCGCCGCCTCGGCATCGGCCAGCAAGATGTCGACCGCGGGCGCGACGTGCTCGGGCTTGATGCGGTCGAACAGCGGGAGATCGGCGAAGTCGAGGAGGGGGTTGGTCATGGAAATCACTTTGCGGCGCGTTCCGCAGCTTCAAGGGTGTTGGCGAGCAGCATTGCGCGCGTCATGGGGCCCACGCCGCCGGGCACGGGGGTGATCCAGCTGGCCACTTCCTTGACGCTGTCGAAATCCACGTCGCCGGCCAGCTTGCCGTCTTCCTTGCGGTTCATGCCCACGTCGATCACCACGGCGCCCGGCTTCACCATGTCGGCCGTCAGCAGGTTGCGCTTGCCCACGGCGGCGACGATCACGTCGGCCTGCCGGGTGATGGCGGCCAGGTCTTGCGTGGCGCTGTGGCAGATGGTGACGGTGGCGTTCTTGGCCAGCAGCATCATGGCCATCGGCTTGCCGACGATGTTGCTGCGGCCGATGACCACCGCGTGCTTGCCGCGCAGGTCGTAGCCGATGGATTCGAGCATCTTCATGCAACCGTGCGGCGTGCAGGGCCAGAAGCCCGGCTGGCCGACCATCAGCGCGCCGGCGCTGGCCACATGGAACCCGTCGACGTCCTTGGCCGGAGAGATGGCTTCGATGACGCGGTGGCTGTCCATGTGCTTGGGCAGCGGCAGTTGCACAAGAATGCCGTGCACCTGCGGGTCGTCGTTGAGCGCCTCGATGCGGGCCAGCAGCTCGGGCTCGGTCATGCTGGCGGAATGGCGCTCAAGATGGGCGGTGAGCCCGGTCTGGCTGCTGTCGTTGACCTTGTGCTTCACGTAGACCTGGCTCGCCGGATCTTCACCCACCAGGATGATGGTCAGCGTGGGTTCCACGCCGCGTGCCTTCAGTGCGGCAATGCGGCCGGCAACATCGGCGCGGATTTTCTGGGCCAGCGCGTTGCCATCGATCAATTGAGCGGTCATCGGTTTCGATTTTCCAAGTAAAAACGCCCGCTTGCGCAGGCGTGGGGAACATTCGTCGCTATCGGGGAGATAGCTGGTTTTCAGGCTTTGGCTGCGGGCGCCGCCTGTCCGAGCGCGATCTTGAGCAGATCGGCCACGGTGTTGGCGTTGAGCTTTTCCATGATGTTGGCGCGGTGTGCCTCGACGGTCTTGATGCTGATGCCCAGGTCGTCGGCAATCTGCTTGTTCAGGCGGCCGGCGACGATGCGCTCGAGCACCTGGGCTTCGCGGCCGGTGAGCTTGGACAGCAGCGCATCGCGGCTGGCCGACTGCTGGTGCTGGGTGAAGGCGCCGCGCGCGTGCTCGAGCATGCGCTCGACCAGCGTGACGAGTTCTTCGTCGTTGAAAGGCTTCTGGATGAAATCCATGGCGCCCTTCTTCATGCTGTCGACCGCCATCGGCACGTCGCCGTGGCCGGTGATGACCACGATAGGCAGCGGGGAGCGCCGCTCGATCAGCCGGTCCTGCAGTTCGAGGCCGGTCATGCCGGCCATGCGAATGTCGACGATCAGACAGGCGACTTCGCGCGGGTCGTATCGGGAAAGAAAAGACTCGGCTGAATCGAAGCAGCGAACCCTGTAGTCCTTGCCCTCGAGCAGCCATTGCAGCGAATCTCGTACGGCCTCGTCGTCATCGACGACATAGACAGTGCCCTTCTTCGGAATCAAACTCATGCAGGTACCTTTGCCTCGTCGCTTGCTACGGAACTGGGAGCGTCCAACACCGGAATCCAGAAGGAAAAGCGGCATCCGATCACATCCGGGCCATTGTAGATGTTCTCCGCCTGCATCCGTCCACGGTGCGACTCGACGATGGTGCGGCACAGATTCAGCCCGATACCCATGCCTTCGGGCTTGGTGGAGAAGAAGGCCTCGTAGAGCCGGTCCATCACTTCGGGCGCCAGGCCCTTGCCGGTGTCCTGCACCGAAAATTCGATGGCGTTGTGGCCCTCGATCACCTTGGGCAGCACGCGCAGTTCCACGCTACGGCGCGCGAGCGGGCGCTCTGCAATGTCGATGGCTTCGGCCGCGTTCTTCAGCAGGTTGACCATCACCTGCTCGATCAGGATGGGGTCCACCCGCACCACAGGCAGCCGCGCCGCCACATAGTGGTTGAGCCGCACATTGCGCCGCCGCAGCTCGATGCCCGCCAGTTCGACCGCCTCGCTCACCATGGTGGCCACGTCGGCGGGCGTGCGATTGGGTTCGCTGCGCTTCACGAAGGAGCGGATGCGCTGGATGATCTGGCCCGCGCGCTGCGCCTGCTTGGAGGTTTTTTCGAGCGCTGCGAGCAGCGCCTCGGTGTCGATCGACTGCCCCTTGATGCGGGACATCATCCCGTTGCAGTAGTTGGTGATGGCCGTCAGCGGCTGGTTGAGCTCATGCGCCACGCTGGAGGCCATTTCGCCCATCGTGATCAGGCGGCTTGCGGCCTGGGCGCGGTCGGCCTGCGCGGCCGCCTGTTCCTCGGCGTCGCGCCGCGGTGTGATGTCGGTGGCAATCACCAGTTGGGCAAGCCGGCCGTCGACCCAGGTGAGATAGCGCGAACGCACTTCGAGCCACTTGCCCAGGTGCGGCACGAAGATCTCGTTGTTGGCGGTCTGGGCGGCGGTCAGGGTATCGATCGGCAGGCCGGCGTAGGGGTCGACGTCGTCCAGGCCCTCGTCGTGCGCATTGGAGGCCGGCACACCGGCCTGCGCCACCATGCCCAGGTGGCCCACGGTGTCGGAACCGAACCAGAGCCGGTACAGCTTGTTGGCGAACAGCAGCTCCTCACTGCCGATGGGCGCCACCGACACCGCGGCGTCCAGCGCCTCCAGCACCGTGGTGAAGCGCTCGTACGAAGCCGACAGCTGCTCGCGGATGCGCGTGGGCTCCGTGATGTCGGTCATCGAGGTCATCCAGCCCGTCTGGTGGCCGCGCGCATCGATCAGCGGCGACACATAAAGGCGCGCGTTGAACACGCTGCCGTTCTTGCGCTTCACGCGCACCTGGAAGCCGCCGGGCAGGGCGCGCCCGTGCAGCTCTTCCTCGAGCCGCTCGTTCATGACTTCGCGGTCCGACTCCAGCCAGTAGGGGAAGGGCGGCGTCTGGCCCACCAGTTCGGCTTCGCTCCAGCCCGTCATCGCGCAGAAAGCGGCGTTCACGTAGGTGATGCGCCCCTGCAGGTCGAGCACGCGCATGCCGGTGAGCATGGAGTTTTCCATCGCACGCCGGAAGTTGGTTTCGGCAACCAGCCGCTGCTGCGCCTGCTGGCGCCGCCGGGTGTGCCGCCAGGTACCGATCAGCATCCAGCTGGTGAGCACGCTGAGCGCGCAGACCAGCCAGAACAAGCCGTTGCCGACCACCCCCTGCGAGGTGCGGTAGGCCTGGGCGCGCAGCACCAGCGCATTGCCGACGGGCGACACCGGCACTTCGTATTCGTTGGTTCTTTCGGACCAGGGCAGCAGGCGCGTGCCGCCTTCCCTGGGGCTCACGGTGTTGCCCGCAATCGGATTGCCCTTGGCGTCGAGCAGCGACACCGCATAGCGCGCCTGCACTTCCGATGGCATGCCGTAGCGCAGCAGGCCGTCGATTGAAAACTCGCCCAGCACCACGCCCGCGAACAGGCCCTGGTCGAAAAGCGGAATGTGCAGCTGCAGCATGGCCGTGGGATCGCCGCCGGCCATGGGTTGGGAGAAAACCGGTTGGCGCAGCTCTCGCGCCAGCGCGTAGTTGCTCTCGATATCGCCGGGCCGCAGCACGTCGCCGATGAGGTGCTGCTGCGCGGGGTGCACGCTCGGCGCGGAGTAGCCAGCCTTGAAGCGGCGGCGGTCGTCGATCCACGTGACCGTCTGCAGTTCGGGGAACTGGCTCACCAGCGATTCCGCGCGGCTCGCGAACTCGACGGGATCGATTTCGCGGTTCGAGGCGTCCCGTGCGATGCGCATGAGCTGTTCCTGCCGCTCCAGGAGGCGCAGGCGCATGCGCTGCTGGGCGTATTCGACGTCCCGCCGCACCGACTCCTGCTCGCGCTCGACTTCTTCGGTGCGCAAGTACCAGAAAGCCGAAACGATGGCGGCAAGAAACAGCAGCACCGCCGCAATCGGCGCGAGCATGGCGACGGCGTCCTGCAGCACCGGCGTTTGCCGGCGCCACCAGCGGCGCCACCAGGACAGAGGGGACGCATTCACGGCGCTGCGGGCCACCGCCAGCGGAGAGGAAAGAGGCATCTTCCGAGTTTAGGGGATGCTCCCCCGCGAAGCGCGCCAAACGCCCGGTGCCATTGGTTCCGGCGCGGCTGCAGCCAGAACAACCCCAATCATAAATATCACATTAAGAAATGGATATGCGCCATTTGAAATAGAAGCATTTCTATGCGAAACTCGCCCGCGTTTATCGAAGACCGCACTTAAATTACAGCCACAGCCCTAATAGGAGAGACAAGCATGTCGGCAAATCCCGAGAACCTGTTCGGCTCGGCCGCGAACGACGCGGACGCCCAGGAGACCCGTGAATGGATGGATGCACTGTCCTCCGTTATTCAGAGCGAGGGGCCTGAGCGGGCTCACTTCCTTCTAGAGCAGTTGCTCGAGCATGCGCGGCAGCACAGCATCGACAAGCCTTTCTCGGCCAACACTGCCTACGTCAACACCCTGGAACCCGACCAGGAAGAGCGTTGCCCCGGCAACCTCGAGATCGAAGAGCGCCTGCGCGCCTACATGCGATGGAACGCCATGGCCATGGTGGTCAAGGCCAACCGCCATCATCCGCCCGAAGGCGGCGACCTGGGCGGCCACATCGGCTCCTTCGCCTCGCTGGCCAACATGTTCGGTGCCGGCTTCAACCACTTCTGGCACGCCGAGAGCGAAAACCACGGTGGCGACTGCCTGTACATCCAGGGCCACGTGTCGCCCGGCATCTATGCCCGCGCCTACCTGGAAGGCCGCCTGACCGAAGAGCAGCTGCTCAACTTCCGCCAGGAAGTCGACGGCAAGGGCCTGTCGAGCTACCCGCATCCGAAGCTGATGCCCGAGTTCTGGCAGTTCCCGACCGTGTCGATGGGCCTCGGCCCGCTGATGGCTATCTACCAGGCCCGCTTTCTCAAGTACCTGCATGCCCGCGGCATTGCCAACACCGAGAACCGCAAGGTCTGGGTGTTCTGCGGCGACGGCGAAATGGACGAAGTCGAATCGCTGGGCGCCATCGGCCTGGCCGCGCGCGAGGGCCTCGACAACCTGATCTTCGTCATCAACTGCAACCTGCAGCGCCTGGACGGCCCGGTGCGCGGCAACGGCAAGATCATCCAGGAGCTCGAAGGCGAATTCCGCGGCTCGGGCTGGAACGTCATCAAGCTGATCTGGGGCAGCAACTGGGATCCGCTCTTGGCGCGCGACAAGGACGGGGCGCTGCGCAAGATCATGATGGAGACCAACGACGGCGACTACCAGGCCTTCAAGGCCAATGACGGCGCCTACGTTCGCAAGCACTTCTTCGGCCGCGATCCGCGCACGCTCGAAATGGTGTCCAAGATGAGCGACGACGACATCTGGCAGCTGCGCCGCGGCGGCCACGATTCGCAAAAGGTCTACGCGGCCTTCGACGCGGCCGTGAAGCACAAGGGCCAGCCCACGGTGCTCCTGATCAAGACGGTCAAGGGCTTCGGCATGGGCAAGATCGGCGAAGGCAAGAACAACGTCCACCAGACGAAGAAGCTCAGCGACGAGGACATCATGGCCTTCCGCGACCGCTTCAATATTCCGATTCCGGACAGCAAGATTGCGGACCTGCCGTTCTACAAGCCGGCCGACGACACGCCGGAAATGAAGTACCTGCATGAGCGCCGCAAGGCCCTCGGCGGCTACCTGCCGCACCGCCGCACCAAGGCCGATGAAAGCTTCACGGTGCCTTCGCTCGACACCTTCAAGTCGGTGATGGAACCCACGGCCGAAGGCCGCGAGATCTCGACCACGCAGGCCTACGTGCGCTTCTTGACGCAGCTCTTGCGCGACAAGGCGCTGGGCCCGCGCGTCGTTCCGATTCTTGTGGACGAAGCGCGCACCTTCGGCATGGAAGGGTTGTTCCGCCAGATCGGCATCTACAACCCTGCTGGCCAGCAGTACACCCCGGTCGACAAGGACCAGGTCATGTACTACAAGGAAGACAAGGCCGGCCAGATCCTGCAGGAAGGTATCAACGAAGCGGGCGGCATGTCCAGCTGGATTGCCGCGGCCACCTCGTACAGCACCAACAACCGCATCATGGTGCCGTTCTACGTGTACTACTCGATGTTCGGCTTCCAGCGCATCGGCGACCTGGCCTGGGCGGCCGGCGACATGCAGGCGCGCGGCTTCCTGCTGGGCGGCACGTCGGGGCGCACCACGCTCAACGGCGAAGGCCTGCAGCACGAAGATGGCCATAGCCACATCCTGGCCAACACCATTCCCAACTGCGTGAGCTACGACCCGACCTTCGCGCACGAAGTGGGCGTGATCCTGCACCATGGCCTCAAGCGCATGGTCGAGAAGCAGGACAACGTCTATTACTACCTGACGCTGCTCAACGAGAACTACGCGATGCCCGGCCTGCAGCCCGGCACCGAAGAGCAGATCATCAAGGGCATGTACCTGTCGAAGCAGGGCCCCGCGCTCAAGGCCAAGGCACCCACGGTGCAGCTGCTGGGCAGCGGCACCATCCTGCGCGAAAGCTTTGCCGCGCAAGAGCTGCTCGAGAAGGATTGGGGCGTGTCCGCCTCGGTGTGGAGCTGCCCGAGCTTCAACGAGCTGACGCGCGACGGCCAGGACGCCGACCGCTGGAACCTGCTGCACCCGGACCAGACGCCGCGCGTGCCCTTCGTGGCCGAGCAACTCGCGCCTACCGCAGGCCCGGTGATCGCGTCGACCGACTACATGAAGGCCTACGCGGAGCAGATCCGTCCCTTCATTCCGAAGGGCCGCAACTACAAGGTGCTGGGCACCGACGGCTTCGGCCGCAGCGACTTCCGCAACAAGCTGCGCGAGCACTTCGAGATCAACCGCCACTACATCGTGGTGGCCGCGCTCAAGGCGTTGAGCGAAGATGGCACCGTGCCCGTAGCCAAGGTGGTGGAAGCGATCAAGAAGTACGGCATCAATGTCGACAAGGTCAACCCGCTTTACGCCTGAACATCAACAACAACCAACGAACGAACGGCGCCTCACGGCGGGAGACGAACGATATGGCAGCAGTGGAAGTGAAGGTGCCGGACATCGGCGATTTCGATGAAGTCGCGGTGATCGAGGTGCTTGTGAAGGTGGGCGACACGGTCAAGGCCGAGCAGTCGCTGATCACCGTCGAATCGGACAAGGCGTCGATGGAAATTCCGTCGTCGACCGCCGGTGTGGTGAAGGAAATCAAGGTCGAGGTCGGCGGAAAGGTGAAAGAGGGCTCCGTGGTCCTCGTGCTCGAGGCCGAAGGTGCTGCCGCTGCACCGGCGCCTGCAGCGGCTCCGGCTCCTGCGGCTGCCGCCCCGGCGCCCGCAGCCGCGGCGCCTGCTCCGGCTGCCGCGCCTGCGGCTTCGGGTCCCATCGAGATCAAGGTGCCCGACATCGGCGATTTCAAGGATGTCGCGGTCATCGAGTTGCTGGTGAAACCCGGCGACACGATCGCGGCCGACCAGTCGCTCATCACCGTCGAATCGGACAAGGCCTCGATGGAAATTCCGTCGTCGGCTGCGGGCGTGCTCAAGGAACTCAAGGTCAAGGTGGGCGATACGGTCAATATCGGTGACCTGATTGCCGTGCTGGAAGGCTCGGCGGCCGCCAGCCCCTCACCCCAACCCTCTCCCCAGAGGGGCGAGGGAGCCAGTCCGGCCTCGGCAGCTGCTCCGGTTTCCTCCCCCCCTCCCGCCCCTGCGGGAGAGGGCCGGGGTGAGGGTGCACCCGCACCGGCACCGCACGAACCCACTGTGGCGCCCACCGGCAAGCTGCCGCATGCGTCCCCCTCGGTGCGCAAGTTCGCCCGCGAACTCGGCGTGCCGCTCGAAGAGGTCAAGGGCTCCGGTCCCAAGGGCCGCATCACCCAGGAAGACGTCCAGAGCTTCACCAAGGCCGTGATGAGCGGCCAGGCCAGCACGAAGGCATCCGCAGCCAAGGCACCCGCCGGTGGCGGCAGCGCGGACGGCGCGGCACTGGGCCTCATTCCGTGGCCCAAGGTCGACTTCGCGAAGTTCGGTGCGGTCGAGCGCAAGGACCTGTCGCGCATCAAGAAGCTCAGCGGTGCCAACCTGCACCGCAACTGGGTGATGATTCCGCACGTCACCAACAACGACGAAGCCGACATCACCGAGCTCGAAGCCTTCCGCGTCTCCACCAACAAGGAAAACGAAAAGTCGGGCATCAAGGTCACGATGCTCGCCTTCGTGATCAAGGCGGTGGTTGCGGCGCTCAAGAAGTTCCCTGACTTCAACGCCAGCCTCGACGGCGACCAGCTCGTCTACAAGCAGTACTACAACATCGGCTTTGCGGCCGACACGCCCAACGGGCTCGTAGTGCCGGTGCTGAAGGATGCGGACAAGAAGGGCATCCTGCA containing:
- the aceE gene encoding pyruvate dehydrogenase (acetyl-transferring), homodimeric type — translated: MSANPENLFGSAANDADAQETREWMDALSSVIQSEGPERAHFLLEQLLEHARQHSIDKPFSANTAYVNTLEPDQEERCPGNLEIEERLRAYMRWNAMAMVVKANRHHPPEGGDLGGHIGSFASLANMFGAGFNHFWHAESENHGGDCLYIQGHVSPGIYARAYLEGRLTEEQLLNFRQEVDGKGLSSYPHPKLMPEFWQFPTVSMGLGPLMAIYQARFLKYLHARGIANTENRKVWVFCGDGEMDEVESLGAIGLAAREGLDNLIFVINCNLQRLDGPVRGNGKIIQELEGEFRGSGWNVIKLIWGSNWDPLLARDKDGALRKIMMETNDGDYQAFKANDGAYVRKHFFGRDPRTLEMVSKMSDDDIWQLRRGGHDSQKVYAAFDAAVKHKGQPTVLLIKTVKGFGMGKIGEGKNNVHQTKKLSDEDIMAFRDRFNIPIPDSKIADLPFYKPADDTPEMKYLHERRKALGGYLPHRRTKADESFTVPSLDTFKSVMEPTAEGREISTTQAYVRFLTQLLRDKALGPRVVPILVDEARTFGMEGLFRQIGIYNPAGQQYTPVDKDQVMYYKEDKAGQILQEGINEAGGMSSWIAAATSYSTNNRIMVPFYVYYSMFGFQRIGDLAWAAGDMQARGFLLGGTSGRTTLNGEGLQHEDGHSHILANTIPNCVSYDPTFAHEVGVILHHGLKRMVEKQDNVYYYLTLLNENYAMPGLQPGTEEQIIKGMYLSKQGPALKAKAPTVQLLGSGTILRESFAAQELLEKDWGVSASVWSCPSFNELTRDGQDADRWNLLHPDQTPRVPFVAEQLAPTAGPVIASTDYMKAYAEQIRPFIPKGRNYKVLGTDGFGRSDFRNKLREHFEINRHYIVVAALKALSEDGTVPVAKVVEAIKKYGINVDKVNPLYA
- a CDS encoding response regulator transcription factor; translation: MSLIPKKGTVYVVDDDEAVRDSLQWLLEGKDYRVRCFDSAESFLSRYDPREVACLIVDIRMAGMTGLELQDRLIERRSPLPIVVITGHGDVPMAVDSMKKGAMDFIQKPFNDEELVTLVERMLEHARGAFTQHQQSASRDALLSKLTGREAQVLERIVAGRLNKQIADDLGISIKTVEAHRANIMEKLNANTVADLLKIALGQAAPAAKA
- a CDS encoding M3 family metallopeptidase, whose amino-acid sequence is MTNPLLDFADLPLFDRIKPEHVAPAVDILLADAEAALQTITAADFPADWNAISKVLDVASERFSRAWGAVGHLNAVADTPELRAAYNEAMPRVTAFWTRLGSDERLYAKYKAIDVATLNPEQRQAHRNAVRNFVLGGAELQGDAKKRFADIQERQAELSQKFSENALDATDAFSYYAALGELEGVPEDVIGAARAAAEAEGKQGYKLTLKMPCYLPVMQFAKSSALRETLYRAYVTRASELGDPAFDNTALINEILALREEEARLLGYRNFGELSVVPKMAESPEQVVKFLRDLAAKAKPYGERDLADLRVFASEQLGIADPQAWDWSYIGEKLKEARYAFSEQEVKQYFPAPKVMAGLFKIVETLFEVSIRRDNAPTWHPSVEFYRIERQTAGGVQKVGQFYLDPSARAAKRGGAWMDDVRARWLRPDDGTLQTPVAQLVCNFASGVDGKPPLLTHDDVTTLFHEFGHGLHHMLTQVNERDVSGISGVEWDAVELPSQFMENFCWEWDVLRHMTAHVDTGEPLPRALFDKMTAAKNFQSGLQTLRQIEFSLFDMLLHTEYQAASAQPGGVLALLGKVRAEVAVMPAPPFSRTPNTFSHIFSGGYAAGYYSYKWAEVLSADAYAAFEETVGADGQPNIETGRRYRQAILEAGGSRSAMDSFKAFRGREPQLDALLRHQGMAQAQPV
- the aceF gene encoding dihydrolipoyllysine-residue acetyltransferase, with translation MAAVEVKVPDIGDFDEVAVIEVLVKVGDTVKAEQSLITVESDKASMEIPSSTAGVVKEIKVEVGGKVKEGSVVLVLEAEGAAAAPAPAAAPAPAAAAPAPAAAAPAPAAAPAASGPIEIKVPDIGDFKDVAVIELLVKPGDTIAADQSLITVESDKASMEIPSSAAGVLKELKVKVGDTVNIGDLIAVLEGSAAASPSPQPSPQRGEGASPASAAAPVSSPPPAPAGEGRGEGAPAPAPHEPTVAPTGKLPHASPSVRKFARELGVPLEEVKGSGPKGRITQEDVQSFTKAVMSGQASTKASAAKAPAGGGSADGAALGLIPWPKVDFAKFGAVERKDLSRIKKLSGANLHRNWVMIPHVTNNDEADITELEAFRVSTNKENEKSGIKVTMLAFVIKAVVAALKKFPDFNASLDGDQLVYKQYYNIGFAADTPNGLVVPVLKDADKKGILQISAEMGELAKKARDGKLGSADMQGGCFSISSLGGIGGTHFTPIINAPEVAILGLSKGQMKPVWDGKQFVPRLTLPLSLSYDHRVIDGALAARFNAYLGQVLADYRRILL
- a CDS encoding PAS domain-containing sensor histidine kinase; the protein is MPLSSPLAVARSAVNASPLSWWRRWWRRQTPVLQDAVAMLAPIAAVLLFLAAIVSAFWYLRTEEVEREQESVRRDVEYAQQRMRLRLLERQEQLMRIARDASNREIDPVEFASRAESLVSQFPELQTVTWIDDRRRFKAGYSAPSVHPAQQHLIGDVLRPGDIESNYALARELRQPVFSQPMAGGDPTAMLQLHIPLFDQGLFAGVVLGEFSIDGLLRYGMPSEVQARYAVSLLDAKGNPIAGNTVSPREGGTRLLPWSERTNEYEVPVSPVGNALVLRAQAYRTSQGVVGNGLFWLVCALSVLTSWMLIGTWRHTRRRQQAQQRLVAETNFRRAMENSMLTGMRVLDLQGRITYVNAAFCAMTGWSEAELVGQTPPFPYWLESDREVMNERLEEELHGRALPGGFQVRVKRKNGSVFNARLYVSPLIDARGHQTGWMTSMTDITEPTRIREQLSASYERFTTVLEALDAAVSVAPIGSEELLFANKLYRLWFGSDTVGHLGMVAQAGVPASNAHDEGLDDVDPYAGLPIDTLTAAQTANNEIFVPHLGKWLEVRSRYLTWVDGRLAQLVIATDITPRRDAEEQAAAQADRAQAASRLITMGEMASSVAHELNQPLTAITNYCNGMMSRIKGQSIDTEALLAALEKTSKQAQRAGQIIQRIRSFVKRSEPNRTPADVATMVSEAVELAGIELRRRNVRLNHYVAARLPVVRVDPILIEQVMVNLLKNAAEAIDIAERPLARRSVELRVLPKVIEGHNAIEFSVQDTGKGLAPEVMDRLYEAFFSTKPEGMGIGLNLCRTIVESHRGRMQAENIYNGPDVIGCRFSFWIPVLDAPSSVASDEAKVPA
- the folD gene encoding bifunctional methylenetetrahydrofolate dehydrogenase/methenyltetrahydrofolate cyclohydrolase FolD, whose product is MTAQLIDGNALAQKIRADVAGRIAALKARGVEPTLTIILVGEDPASQVYVKHKVNDSSQTGLTAHLERHSASMTEPELLARIEALNDDPQVHGILVQLPLPKHMDSHRVIEAISPAKDVDGFHVASAGALMVGQPGFWPCTPHGCMKMLESIGYDLRGKHAVVIGRSNIVGKPMAMMLLAKNATVTICHSATQDLAAITRQADVIVAAVGKRNLLTADMVKPGAVVIDVGMNRKEDGKLAGDVDFDSVKEVASWITPVPGGVGPMTRAMLLANTLEAAERAAK